The following proteins are encoded in a genomic region of Syntrophorhabdaceae bacterium:
- a CDS encoding electron transfer flavoprotein subunit beta/FixA family protein, producing the protein MNLICCIKQVPDTADVKIDPETNTLIRSGVESISNPYDMVALEAALVLKDKYGGTVTAISMGPPQAEQVLREAVSLGADQAILLSDRAFAGADTLATGYTLAMAIKRLEQDASPVHLVLCGKQAIDGDTAQVGPGVATRLGYTQFTYVTEIKEISEDKKYITVKRKVEGGSEVIRGPLPALLTVELDLAKPRRASLPQLIQSLRDGITVWNADTIRAEPGRLGLKGSPTWVRRIFSPPLKEGGPTFDARTDPKQAVEDCLSTLFTDETFAAGLLSRWGR; encoded by the coding sequence ATGAATCTCATCTGCTGTATAAAACAGGTGCCTGACACCGCTGATGTCAAAATTGACCCGGAAACCAACACCCTGATCCGCTCAGGGGTAGAATCAATCTCCAACCCATATGATATGGTAGCCCTGGAGGCGGCCCTTGTCCTGAAAGATAAATACGGCGGCACGGTTACCGCGATAAGCATGGGGCCTCCCCAGGCAGAACAGGTCCTCAGGGAGGCCGTCTCATTGGGGGCCGATCAGGCCATACTCCTGTCCGATCGGGCCTTTGCCGGCGCCGATACCCTTGCCACGGGTTATACGCTTGCCATGGCTATCAAAAGGTTGGAGCAGGATGCCTCTCCTGTCCATCTGGTGCTCTGCGGAAAACAGGCGATCGATGGCGACACTGCACAGGTCGGGCCCGGCGTTGCCACACGTCTCGGATATACACAATTTACTTACGTGACTGAGATAAAGGAGATCAGCGAAGACAAAAAGTACATTACCGTGAAAAGGAAGGTTGAGGGAGGGTCGGAGGTTATCCGTGGTCCCCTCCCTGCCCTGCTTACCGTTGAATTGGACCTTGCAAAACCCAGGAGGGCTTCCCTTCCCCAACTCATTCAGTCCCTTCGGGATGGAATTACCGTATGGAACGCAGATACCATCCGCGCTGAGCCGGGGAGACTCGGCTTGAAGGGCTCGCCAACCTGGGTGCGGAGGATATTCTCCCCTCCCCTTAAAGAAGGCGGACCCACCTTTGATGCCCGGACAGATCCAAAACAGGCCGTGGAAGACTGTTTGAGCACGCTTTTCACTGATGAAACCTTTGCCGCAGGATTACTGAGCCGCTGGGGGCGTTGA